The following nucleotide sequence is from Thermodesulfobacteriota bacterium.
CACGCCCTGGGAGCGGGCGAAGCCGATGGCCGCCCTGGTGGGCTGGCCGGTGGCGTCGAAGGCTGCCTGGCGCGGGGGGCCCACGGCCTCCTCCCGGCGACTCGCCTGGTGCTCGGCCAGATCCGCTACCGCCAGCACCAGACGCCGGGGGGTGGCGGTGGCCCGGATCGGGCCGTGCCCCAGGCCCAGCGCCGCCAGCCGCTCGGCCATTCTTCGCTCCATGTCCGCGCAAGCCCTGGTCAGAAAACCGGCCGGGATCTCCTCGGTGCCTATCTCCAGAAACAGCTCAGGGGCCATGATGACCTCGGTCAGGAATGATCGCGTTGTCCGTACTCCGCCTGTGGCCAGTGCACCACGGCGAAGGTGCTGTAGCCGGCGGCCAGGTTCTCCACCTCGACGGTGCCGGAGCCGATGTCCGGGTGGAGGGCCAGGCGGCTGGCCAGGGCCCGGGCCAGGCCCTCCACGGTCAGGCCCTCCTCCCGGTCGCCGGACGCGGCCGGCCAGGTGAGGCCGTGGCTGGTGACCGCCTCCACCAGGTCGATCACCTCCTCCAGCCAGATGAAGTGCCGGAAGCGCAAGGAGACCAGGGCCTGGCCCCAGCGTCCCAGCGAGCGCGGCAGGCCACGGCCGCCGCCGGACGGCGTCGGGGCGGCGATGGGCACCTCCACCGTCAACGACAGATCGTCCCGCTCGCCTGCCGAGCCATGCATGCGGCACTGGTACTCCCGGATGGCCTCGCTGCCGCGGCCGTCCGGACGGCGGAGAAAATAGGGAAAGGCGATCTCCACATGGGCCGACTCGGCCTGCAGGCGCCGCCGGGTCTCGTCGAGCATCAGGCGCACCGCCGGCAGCTCCACCCGGCCCCGGAACCGGTGGAGGATCTCCACGAACCGGCTCATATGGGTGCCCTTGAAGTGGTGGGGCAGGTTGACGTACATGTTGAAGGAGGCAACGGTGGCTTGGACGGCGTTGGCCCGGTCAAGGACGGTGATGGGATAGACGATGTCCTTGACCCCCACCTTGTGGATGGCGATGCAGCGGTGATCCGCCTGGCTTTGGACGTCCTTCATGGCGAGCCGGGCCAGCGCCTGTCGTCGGGGAAGGGCAGGGGCGCCGGGGCAGGGGCATCAGGGCAGGTGCTGCTTGATGGCCCGCTTCAGCTCGTCCAGGTTGGAGGACTTGACCAGGTAGTCGTCGGACGCCCAGGAGCCCAGATCCTGCTTGTACTCGTTGTAGGCCGAGGAGAGGATCACCGGCAGGGTCGGCTTGATCTCCTTGAGCCGTCGCAGGACCTCGATGCCGTTCATGCCCGGCATGTTGATGTCCAGCACCACCAGATCCGGGAGCACAATGTTGTATTTGCGCAGGGCCTCGTCGCCGGACAGGGCGGAGTGCACCTCGTAGCCCTCATCTTCCAGTTCTTCCTTGTAGAGAAGATGGATGCTCTCCTCGTCGTCCACCAACAGGATCTTCTTCTGCTTACCGCTCACAGGGCCACCTCCTTGAGGTAGCTGGCCGCCTCCTCAGGCGGCGTCGGGTTGATGTAGAATCCGGATCCCCACTCGAAGCCGGCGACCATGGTCAGCTTGGGCATGATTTCGAAATGCCAATGGAAGTGCTCCAGGCGCGGGCTTCGCAACGGCGCGGTGTGCAGGACGAAGTTGTAAGGGACCTTCGGGATGCAGACATCGAGTCGCCGCATGGTTTCGGAGAACAGGCGGGCGAGGGCGTCGAACAGGGCGTCGCCCATGGAAGCAAAGCAGGAGGCGTGCTTCTTGGGCAGAATCCACATCTCGAAGGGGGAGCGGGGCGCGTACGGGGTGATGGTGACGAAGTGCTCGTTCTGGCAGACCAGGCGCAGGTCCTGGCTCAGCTCGTGGCGGATGATGTCGCAGAACAGGCAACGGTCCTTGTAGCGGAAGTAGGACAGGCTGCCTTCCAGCTCGGAGACGATCATCCGCGGCAGGATCGGCAGGGCGATGAGCTGGGAATGGGAGTGCTCCAGGGAGGCGCCCGCCGCCCGGCCGTAGTTCTTGAACACCATCACATACCGGAAGCGGGGATCCTTGGCCAGGTCCACCAGCCGGTCCCGGTAGGCCCAGAACACCGCCACCAGCCGTTCCGGTGGCATCTCCGCGAAGGACTCGTTGTGGTTGGGCGACTCCACCAAGACCTCGTGGGCGCCGATGCCGTTCATCTTGTCGTAGGGACCTT
It contains:
- the galT gene encoding galactose-1-phosphate uridylyltransferase, translated to MPELRKDPILGRWIIISRERGKRPTDFIVEKDVVRGGFCPLCPGNENTTPPEVLAYGRTHPAPNAPGWSLRVVPNKYPALVIEGDLDKEGEGPYDKMNGIGAHEVLVESPNHNESFAEMPPERLVAVFWAYRDRLVDLAKDPRFRYVMVFKNYGRAAGASLEHSHSQLIALPILPRMIVSELEGSLSYFRYKDRCLFCDIIRHELSQDLRLVCQNEHFVTITPYAPRSPFEMWILPKKHASCFASMGDALFDALARLFSETMRRLDVCIPKVPYNFVLHTAPLRSPRLEHFHWHFEIMPKLTMVAGFEWGSGFYINPTPPEEAASYLKEVAL
- a CDS encoding response regulator — encoded protein: MSGKQKKILLVDDEESIHLLYKEELEDEGYEVHSALSGDEALRKYNIVLPDLVVLDINMPGMNGIEVLRRLKEIKPTLPVILSSAYNEYKQDLGSWASDDYLVKSSNLDELKRAIKQHLP
- a CDS encoding GTP cyclohydrolase, FolE2/MptA family, with the protein product MKDVQSQADHRCIAIHKVGVKDIVYPITVLDRANAVQATVASFNMYVNLPHHFKGTHMSRFVEILHRFRGRVELPAVRLMLDETRRRLQAESAHVEIAFPYFLRRPDGRGSEAIREYQCRMHGSAGERDDLSLTVEVPIAAPTPSGGGRGLPRSLGRWGQALVSLRFRHFIWLEEVIDLVEAVTSHGLTWPAASGDREEGLTVEGLARALASRLALHPDIGSGTVEVENLAAGYSTFAVVHWPQAEYGQRDHS